The Nicotiana tabacum cultivar K326 chromosome 1, ASM71507v2, whole genome shotgun sequence genome segment AGTTACAATTTAATGCACACAAAACCTGATGGAGGTTTGTGCCTGAACTTTTACATTTTCTCTGTATGCTTTTTTCATCTTTCTCTTGGTTCCTTCAATAACAAGATCTGATTTATAAATATGGAATACCATATTTTAgccttctttttgatttttttttacagTATTTGGTTTGGTTGAAGGAAGCTTCCAAATTTGTGAGGTAACGTGACTTACTAGCTAAGCTCATTTATTTGCCCCTTTCCAGATTTTAAATTTTGATTACAATTGAAATAGTAGGGAAAAAAATATAGAATATAAGTAGGAAAAAATATCTAAATTGCATTTGTTTTGAAAGAAGAGGGGGAGAGaggaggaaaaaaaggaaaagggtgtaactaaatcccttgattgaaggcaCAAATAATGGATTTGGGAACCTTTCAAGGTAgatcatatattttttgtaaacaaaattTGTTTATGCCGGATAATTAGCTAAATATGAACATTAaaggtaataaagtttcaaatagtgtataggaatgaaaaaattccttttgaattTCTCCCGGAAATTCTACTATACGTTGGCCCATATGGAATTTGAATTTCTCAACAAGAAGTTGGCGAAATattggtaaaaatagcacggtatagccaattttcggactggtcattcaaaaatagccagtgtttacgaagtcaatgaaaaatagccactattttgctgcaacagaaatcggtccaacataatatactggagttcggtgcacctgtgtatgaactccagcatattatgctggaccagtatgctttgctgactccagtataatatactggagactggagcaccggtgctccaatttccagtatattatactggacaattatacttgttgGAACTtgagtatattatgctgaaactccatcatattatgttggagttccagcatacttatcttggaactccagtataatatgttggagttcaagcatacttatgttggagttcaagcatacttatgctggaactccagtataatatactggcgtcaTTTCCGGgttttaaacagtattttcgctcagatttatctttacatgaaaaatggctaaatttcgattacttttgaaactaggctatttttgaacgaccagttgtaaatctggctatttttgaatttctcccaaatATTGTGGGCTTGATATCTATATATTTATGGGCTAAATGCAAAGTTGCCCAAATGGGCCCATCAAGATCCAATAAGAAACGGGGAAACGTCGGAAAGGCCTTTGCATTTCCCTACtgatttctttttattcttctctTCAGCCGACTTCTACTTCAATTCACCTTTGCGAACTATATTTTAATCCCGGTTGAAGAAACAACTATGTGAATTCTCCAAAACATTCACACTTCATTCATAATAGCATGCTTAAATAAGCATATTCCAACAAATTTTGTACGTAAAGTTAGGGCAGTCCGGTGCACAAGACATCCCGTGTTTACATAGGGCCCAGAAAAGGACCGTATCCCAagaggtgtgatgtagacagtctgCCTTAATACAAGTATTAGTAACGGCTTTCACGGCTTGAACACGTAACCTATatgtcacacggagacaacttcaTCGTTGTTCCAAAGATAACTTTAGAAGAATTAATATAGTTAGAATACTTTGTGGTCGTTAATCCAccaaaaatttctttttcttttaatttaagatTTAGTACAGATAATTTTTTCTGAAGTTCACATAATTGAAGTTAATGGCTTATAGCCTATTTGGCCTAAGATTTATTTtaggccaaaagtgcttttggtcaAAAATTAAAGTGATTTTggggagaagcagaagcagttttttagaagcagaaaaaagtagatTCTCTCCAAAAGCATTTTTCTAAGAAGCACtgcagttttcaaaagcttggtcaaacactaattattactcaaaagtgtttttctaaTTAATTATCCAAACAtaaactgtttctcaccaaaaatacttttttgaaaagtacttttgagaaaaacacttctcaaaataagttgattttagaagcttggtcaaacaagCTATTAGTCCAAATATCCCCAAAAAAATATGGTATATATAGCTACATAATTTGCAGTGATTAATAAATAAAAAGTGCTTAGACAGTTTTTGGAATAGATGGTGCGCGCGGAAATGCGGGAAAATGCGTTTCCTTTGGTGGGAATACTGCATTCCCACTTTCACTTTAATAAATTAGACAAAAGAGCTTGTCCCATTTTTGTTTCCCTTCACTAAAGAGAAAAAGTGAAAGGCAACTCTCCAGCAAACGGAGAATACTATAGCTTAGCTGTTTATATTTGACTGCATTTTCTCTGAAATCATGGAGATAATGCATTCTGGGGCCCCATTAATCTCTTAAACCAAACACACTTTTTATACACAAACACCTTctttattttattgtctttaaGTTAAACAccattttatataaaaaaaaaagcagCTCGTGCACTAAGCTTCCTCTATGCGCGGGGTCCAGTGAAGGgacggaccacaagggtctatcgtacgcaaTCTTACTCTGCATTTATGTAAGAGACtgttccacggcttgaacccgtaaTTTCCTGATCACATGGCGgaaactttaccagttacgtcaaGACTCACCTTAAACCCCATGCTATACAAAGAGAGTAATATATTGGTCATAAATCATAGTAGTAGGTTTTCTTTCTTCATGATCTTCTTTatgtgcttttcttcttttttcttttttattatatcTGCTAGCTGCTGCGCTGGGATCAAGAAAagctcaaaaagaagaattccACCGACGACACAAAACCATCAAAGGTCCCCATATATATTCCACCCTCACCCCTTTAATTCCCCCCTTTTTATTACTAGCTAGAACTAAACATTCCACCAAGAAAATATATATGGGGAATTGTTTGTTTGGAGGAGTTGGAGATGGAAATGAAGATATAGTCAAAGTAATAACATCAACAGGTGGTATCATGGAATTCTTAGCTCCGATTACAGTAGAGTCAATCACTGAAGAATTTCAAGGACATGGCATTTTTAGAAGCCATGATTTGTTTTGGAAGCCATTACCAGCACAAGAAGTATTACTAGCAGGACAATCTTATTATCTTCTGCCGCTCAACAAAGAACAGTATAGTAGCAGCAATATTATTACTGAGAATATTGATAATGTTATGGCCAAGATAGAAATAGGACATGTAAGATCAAACAGCGTGCCACTTCCTCCTCAAATCCAAAATCTAGTGGTTGCTCCTTATAGAATGTCATTTGATAGCCAAGGATTATTAAAAAGGTCTTACACAGAAGCATTGTATCGCTATAGCAATAGCAATAGCCGCAGCAGTCACAGTCAGAGAAAGAAGAGGAGCAGTGGTGGTGGTTTTTGGAAAGTGAAATTGGTGATAAGTCCTAAACAATTATTGGAGATTTTGTCACAAGAAACTGCCACTCAAGAGTTGATTGAGAGTGTGAGAACTGTAGCCAAATGTGGTAAAAGTGGAACCTCTTCTTCTGCCAGCTCCGTCGGCTTTTCCGATCAATGGAGTCTCTCCAGTAGTAGAAATGCTTCCTCCTACAAAGATGCCTTATTTTCATCAGATTAgagtacttttttattttattttttggtttgt includes the following:
- the LOC107791138 gene encoding uncharacterized protein LOC107791138, which translates into the protein MGNCLFGGVGDGNEDIVKVITSTGGIMEFLAPITVESITEEFQGHGIFRSHDLFWKPLPAQEVLLAGQSYYLLPLNKEQYSSSNIITENIDNVMAKIEIGHVRSNSVPLPPQIQNLVVAPYRMSFDSQGLLKRSYTEALYRYSNSNSRSSHSQRKKRSSGGGFWKVKLVISPKQLLEILSQETATQELIESVRTVAKCGKSGTSSSASSVGFSDQWSLSSSRNASSYKDALFSSD